The Ictalurus furcatus strain D&B chromosome 5, Billie_1.0, whole genome shotgun sequence genome includes a region encoding these proteins:
- the LOC128607638 gene encoding rhodopsin, with protein sequence MNGTEGPFFYVPMSNATGIVRSPYDYPQYYLVAPWAFAMLGAYMFFLILVGFPINFLTLYVTIEHKKLRTPLNYILLNLAVADLLMVFGGFTTTVYTSMHGYFVFGRLGCNLEGFFATFGGINSLWCLVVLSIERWIVVCKPMSNFRFGENHAIMGVAFTWVMALACTVPPLVGWSRYIPEGMQCSCGIDYYTRAEGFNNESFVIYMFTVHFLTPLFIITFCYGRLLCTVKAAAAAQQESETTQRAEREVTRMVIIMFIGYMVAWTPYASVAWYIFTHKGSEFGPVFMTLPAFFAKSSSVYNPVIYVCMNKQFRHCMITTLCCGKNPFEEEEGASTTASKTEASSVSSSSVSPA encoded by the coding sequence ATGAATGGAACAGAGGGGCCGTTCTTCTACGTGCCCATGTCCAATGCCACTGGTATTGTGAGGAGTCCATACGATTATCCTCAGTACTACCTAGTGGCACCATGGGCCTTCGCCATGTTGGGAGCCTACATGTTCTTCCTCATTCTCGTTGGCTTTCCAATCAACTTCCTCACGCTGTACGTCACCATTGAGCACAAGAAGCTgcgcacacccctaaactacaTCCTCTTGAACTTGGCTGTTGCTGACTTGTTAATGGTATTTGGAGGCTTCACAACCACGGTATACACATCTATGCATGGCTACTTCGTCTTTGGGCGCCTTGGCTGCAACCTGGAAGGCTTCTTTGCAACTTTTGGTGGTATCAACTCACTCTGGTGCCTGGTCGTGCTCTCCATTGAGAGATGGATAGTTGTTTGCAAACCCATGAGCAACTTCAGGTTTGGAGAGAACCATGCCATCATGGGAGTAGCATTCACCTGGGTCATGGCCTTGGCCTGTACCGTGCCCCCCCTGGTCGGCTGGTCCCGTTATATCCCTGAGGGCATGCAGTGCTCATGTGGAATTGACTACTACACTCGTGCAGAGGGGTTCAACAATGAGTCCTTTGTCATCTACATGTTCACGGTCCACTTCCTTACCCCACTATTCATCATCACCTTCTGTTATGGCCGTCTGCTCTGCACTGTCAAAGCGGCTGCAGCTGCACAGCAGGAGTCTGAAACCACCCAGAGAGCTGAGCGTGAGGTCACACGCATGGTCATCATCATGTTCATTGGCTACATGGTTGCCTGGACGCCCTATGCCAGTGTGGCTTGGTACATCTTCACCCATAAGGGCAGTGAATTCGGGCCTGTCTTCATGACCCTCCCAGCCTTCTTTGCCAAAAGCTCCTCAGTTTACAACCCTGTCATCTATGTCTGCATGAACAAGCAGTTCCGCCACTGCATGATTACCACCCTGTGCTGCGGCAAGAACCCCTTCGAGGAAGAGGAGGGCGCTTCCACCACTGCCTCCAAGACCGAGGCCTCATCTGTCTCCTCCAGCTCCGTGTCCCCGGCATAA